ATCGGCACTTTCACCTGCGAGACGATATTGCCCGCATCCGCGCTTCTGACCATGCGGTGCAGCGTCAGCCCGGTATAACTTTCGCCGTTTGCCAGCGCCCAGTTGGCCGGGCAGCGGCCCCGGTATTTCGGCAGGTAAGACGGATGCAGATTGTACGCGCCCTCCGGCGCGAGCGCGAGAATGTCCGAATGGATCATTTTCCTGAACATGCAGGAAAACATTATGTCCGGTTTGAGCGCGGCGATCCGGTCATGCCAGTCATCCCTTTTGAAGGTATCCGTTTCGTAAACCGGGATATCGTGTTCTCTTGCCAGTCCGGCGACAGAACGGAACCAGATTTCCTCGCCCGGATTGTCCGGGTGGGTTATTACGGCCGCCACCTCATACCTGGCCTTAAGCACTTCCTCAAGGCAGATATACCCCAGTTCCTGATAAGCGAAAATTATTGCACGCATGTTTATTTCTCCTCTTTTCCGGAATGCACATGGCGGATCACGAATCGCGGACGGCGGCGCACTTCCATGTAAATGCGCCCGATATATTCACCCACCACGCCCAGCGCAAGCAGCTGAAGCCCCACAAACACGAACAGAATGGCGAACAGGGTGAACATGCCCTCGGCTTCCGGGCCTATGATCAGCCGGCGAATGAACAGGAAAACCGCGAACGCCAGTCCGCCCAGCGAAACAAATACTCCGGCAAGCCCGACCGCCTGTATCGGCAGCAGAGAAAACCCGGTCATCAGATCGAAATTAAGCCGCAAAAGCCGTATAAGCCCGTACTTGGATTCGCCGCGCGCGCGGGCCGCGTGCGCAACAGGAATTTCCGCCACCCGCCGCGCGAACGAATTGGCCAGCGCGGGGATATAGGTGTTCACTTCCGGGCACTGCACAAGCTGGTCCACTATAGAACGGTCGTAGGCGCGCAGCATGCATCCATAGTCCTTGAGCTTCACTCCGAAAAGATGCGCGCTGAGAGAATTAAGAACCCGGGAGGGAATTTTGCGCAGGATATTATCGTCCCGGTCCTGACGCCAGCCGCCAACAGCCTCGTAACCCTCGCGCACCTTGGCGACCAGTTTGGGAATTTCCTCGGGCGGGTTCTGCAGGTCGGCGTCGAGCGTGACCACCACCTCGCCGGCACTCGCTTCCATGCCGGCCATAACCGCGGCATGCTGGCCGAAATTGCGCGAGAACTCGACCACCCTGACGGTATTGTCTTTCGCGGCATAGCCGGTGAGCAGTTCCAGGGAATTGTCGCTGCTGCCGTCGTCAACAAAAATTATTTCGAAGGTGTCGCCCATTGCGGCAAGCGCGACCCTGAGGCGGCGGTACAGCTCTTCAATGTTCTCCTGCTCGTTATAAACCGGAATTACAACGGAAACGGCAATTTCGCTTGGCATCGGTATTCCTTTATTTATTAAGGTGCCGCGCAAGGACGCACTTGACGGCTTTGACAACGTCTTCCGCGTCCCGGTCGGTCATTTTCGGAAAAAGCGGCAGCGACACTATCCGCCGGCCCGCGTATTCCGCTTTCGGAAACATGCCCTGCCTGAACCCCAGCCGCCGGTACAGCGGGTGTTCATGGATCGCGCGGTAGTGCAGGCCGGTGCCTATGTTAAGGGCTTTAAGCTCGTTCATGAAATCCGCGCGCGTGATATCAAGTTTTTCGGTTTTCACAAGCGGGCAGAACAGGTGCCAGGCGTGTTTGTGCGCGTAGGCGGGCAGCCGGGGAATGTGCAATTCTTCAACATCCGCCAGTTCGCGCTTGTAATACGCGGCGATGGCGGCTCGGCGCGCGTTGAACCGGTCGAGTTTTTTGAGCTGATGAATGCCGATCGCGGCCTGAAGATCAAGCATGTTGTATTTGAAGCCGGCTTCAACCACGTCATAGTCCTGCACCACCCGGTCGGGGTAACCGGTCCACGAAGTCTTGTCTATTCCGTGAAAGCCCAGTATGGCAAGCGGCTTGAGATATTTCCCGTCGGCAAACGACACCAGCCCGCCCTCGCCGGTGGTCATGTTTTTGTTGGGATGGAACGAAAAAACCGTCATCTCGCTGAGCGCGCCGAGCTTGCGGCCCTTGTATTCCGCGCCGACCGCGTGGGCGGCGTCCTCGATGACCACGGCGCCGTATTTGCGGGCGACCGCGCTGATCTGGTCCAGATCGCAGGGCAGACCCGCGAAATGCACCGGAATGACCGCTTTGGTGTTGGGCCCGGCGGCTTCCGCCAGCCTGACCGGATCCATGTTATAGGTATCGGGATCAATATCGCAGAAAACCGGTTTCGCGCCGACGTGCAGCGTGGTGTTGGCTGTGGCGGTGAAAGTAAGCGGTGAAGTGATAACCTCGTCAAAGGGCTTGAGGCCGATCGCCGCCTGCGCGATATGCAGCCCCGCCGTTGCGGAATTGAGCGCCACGCCGTGCGGCGCGTTTACATAAGCCAGAAAATCCCTTGTGAACTTTTCCACTTTCGGCCCCGTGGTCAGCCAGCCCGACAGCAGCGACTGGCGCACTTCGGCCGCTTCCTCCTCGCCCAGATCCGGCGTGGAAAAAGGCAGAAAGGCGGTTCTTCCCGGTTCAGTCAAAGTCATGATTTCACCCTCCAGGGTTTATTGGACAGAAGAAGCAGTTTGCCGGGCAGGCCCGGCGCAAGATAAAGCGGTTTGCCGGCGGCTGACATCAGCTCCTTAAGCCGGTCGGGCCGGAGCACCACATATACGCGCGGCTCGGCTTTGAGCAGGGCGTACACGTCCTCAAGCGGCGGAAAATT
This DNA window, taken from Elusimicrobiaceae bacterium, encodes the following:
- a CDS encoding glycosyltransferase — protein: MPSEIAVSVVIPVYNEQENIEELYRRLRVALAAMGDTFEIIFVDDGSSDNSLELLTGYAAKDNTVRVVEFSRNFGQHAAVMAGMEASAGEVVVTLDADLQNPPEEIPKLVAKVREGYEAVGGWRQDRDDNILRKIPSRVLNSLSAHLFGVKLKDYGCMLRAYDRSIVDQLVQCPEVNTYIPALANSFARRVAEIPVAHAARARGESKYGLIRLLRLNFDLMTGFSLLPIQAVGLAGVFVSLGGLAFAVFLFIRRLIIGPEAEGMFTLFAILFVFVGLQLLALGVVGEYIGRIYMEVRRRPRFVIRHVHSGKEEK
- a CDS encoding DegT/DnrJ/EryC1/StrS family aminotransferase, producing MTLTEPGRTAFLPFSTPDLGEEEAAEVRQSLLSGWLTTGPKVEKFTRDFLAYVNAPHGVALNSATAGLHIAQAAIGLKPFDEVITSPLTFTATANTTLHVGAKPVFCDIDPDTYNMDPVRLAEAAGPNTKAVIPVHFAGLPCDLDQISAVARKYGAVVIEDAAHAVGAEYKGRKLGALSEMTVFSFHPNKNMTTGEGGLVSFADGKYLKPLAILGFHGIDKTSWTGYPDRVVQDYDVVEAGFKYNMLDLQAAIGIHQLKKLDRFNARRAAIAAYYKRELADVEELHIPRLPAYAHKHAWHLFCPLVKTEKLDITRADFMNELKALNIGTGLHYRAIHEHPLYRRLGFRQGMFPKAEYAGRRIVSLPLFPKMTDRDAEDVVKAVKCVLARHLNK